A window of Fragaria vesca subsp. vesca linkage group LG7, FraVesHawaii_1.0, whole genome shotgun sequence contains these coding sequences:
- the LOC101302407 gene encoding methionine aminopeptidase 1A-like, with product MADVATLSCARCSKPANLQCPKCVELKLPREAAAFCTQDCFKASWSSHKSVHVKAKQSDGTGNTENEGWLYCMKKGQSRSPKLPYFEWTGTLRPYPISSKRVVPSHIDLPDWAADGIPKEEPSSDLQRIVEIKTPDQIERMRETCRIAREVLDAAARVIRPGITTDEIDRVVHDATIAAGGYPSPLNYHFFPKSCCTSVNEVICHGIPDARKLEDGDIVNVDVTVYYKGVHGDLNDTYFVGNVDEESRRLVQCTYECLEKAIAIVKPGVRFREVGEVINRHATMAGFSVVKSYCGHGIGELFHCAPNIPHYARNKAVGVMKAGQTFTIEPMINAGTFGKGLRDRMWPDGWTAVTADGKRSAQFEHTLLVTETGVEVLTARLPSSPKVYPWLEV from the exons ATGGCCGACGTCGCTACCCTCTCCTGTGCTCGCTGCAGCAAACCCGCCAATCTTCA GTGCCCCAAGTGTGTGGAGTTGAAGCTTCCTCGTGAAGCTGCTGCTTTCTG CACACAGGATTGTTTTAAGGCATCGTGGAGCTCGCATAAATCAGTACATGTAAAGGCGAAGCAGTCTGATGGGACGGGGAATACGGAGAATGAAGGCTGGCTATATTGTATGAAGAAAGGACAGAGTCGATCTCCGAAACTTCCTTATTTTGAATGGACTGG GACATTGAGGCCATATCCTATATCTAGTAAGCGTGTGGTACCTTCTCATATTGATCTACCTGATTGGGCAGCTGAT GGAATCCCAAAAGAGGAGCCTAGTAGTGACCTCCAGCGAATTGTTGAG ATCAAGACTCCAGATCAAATTGAGAGGATGCGAGAAACTTGTCGA ATTGCAAGAGAGGTTTTGGATGCAGCTGCTCGTGTCATACGGCCTGGTATCACGACTGATGAAATTGATAGGGTGGTCCATGATGCTACTATAGCTGCAG GCGGATATCCATCTCCCCTCAATTATCATTTTTTCCCAAAGTCTTGCTGCAC GTCAGTCAATGAAGTAATTTGCCATGGGATTCCTGATGCCAG GAAATTAGAAGATGGTGATATCGTCAATGTTGACGTAACTGTGTATTACAAAGGCGTCCATG GTGATCTCAATGATACGTACTTTGTGGGAAATGTTGATGAAGAGTCTCGACGGCTAGTACAGTGTACTTACGAGTGCTTGGAAAAAGCAATAGCCATTG TAAAACCTGGAGTTAGATTTCGTGAAGTTGGAGAAGTCATTAATCGCCATGCTACTATGGCAGGATTCTCTGTG GTGAAATCATATTGTGGTCATGGTATAGGGGAGCTCTTTCATTGTGCACCAAATATTCCTCACTATGCAA GAAATAAAGCAGTTGGAGTGATGAAAGCTGGGCAAACTTTCACGATTGAACCGATGATCAATGCAGGTACTTTTGGAAA GGGTTTGCGTGATCGAATGTGGCCTGATGGATGGACTGCTGTTACCGCAGATGGGAAACGAAGTGCTCAATTCGAGCACACACTTCTG GTGACAGAGACTGGAGTTGAAGTTCTTACAGCACGGTTGCCTTCATCACCAAAAGTGTACCCTTGGTTAGAAGTATGA
- the LOC101301542 gene encoding putative disease resistance RPP13-like protein 1-like codes for MALELVGGAFLSSFLSVLFDRLASRQVVDFISKQKVNYGLLRKLKMKLLSVNAVLDDAEDKQFRNPNVREWLDELKHALYVAGDLLDEITTEALGSQVHDLSSTNSTFEFDKSMEHKLFETLERLELIMKEKDEIGLKESFKDKPQPARSLEVSSLVNDFDVYGREEDKKFIINLLLSDNATDDKLSVVPVVGMGGIGKTTLAQLVYNDERVKLHFDLQAWVCVSVEFDILRTTQKLYGSITSQSCGVTELDLLQVKLKELLTDKKFLLVLDDVWNENNIDWDVFKRPFESGARGSKIIVTTRIEGVSSVMGTVASHRLMQMSEEDCWLLFAKHAFKNADVLRSNPNLEVIGRQIVGKCKGLPLAAKSLGGLLRSELSIGKWENVLKSDLWDLSDREMNILPALWLSYHHLPSHLKRCFAYCSIFPKGYEFKRSELVLLWMAEDLLQPKNKKTLEEIGEDYFDILISRSFFQHLFDNYHHDPIYTMHDLINDLAKVVSGDFCIRLEEEESINNVSKARHFSYIKSSDHGFEKFEALCRAKYLRTFLPFRSYSPHQYFPMSNKVLYDLLPMLQYLRVLNLSDYDIKELPGSICNLKHLRHLDLSRSSIEKLPDTLCSLYNLQTLVLRNCGAISTLPSHFGRLLNLRYLDLRGTGLEKMPPNMGKLKNLQVLTDFILDKHSGYNIAELKELQNLRGTLHISGLHNIIHVGDALEANMRDKKNLTELALKWGDDIEDSQKDREVLEKLQPHTNLKDLVLELYGGTRFPDWLGDESFSNLAYVRFSDCNFCCFLPPLGQLPSLRTLWIQRLNEVVSIGPEFYGSIRNGVLKPFRSLKELRIMNMMEWREWYDLGGNTEGGVFPNLCGLHISNCPKLSEILPLDNFPKLEWLELWNLESFSGSLPQESHCVVALSLSRLEIWGCPNFACFPSYSRINAPKLADLDIHTCMKFQSLPEQMHTFGSFLQHLTIRNCPELESFPEGGLPPALKSLEFHCSKRLFASRSQWGLSRLSSLRKLIIRFKECEAEVDSFPEEGMLPTSLTSLSFSTLPSAMRMDGKELKRLTSLEDLAILDCPELRTMPERQRRRLA; via the exons ATGGCTCTGGAGTTAGTCGGTGGAGCTTTTCTCTCTTCATTTCTGTCTGTTTTGTTTGACAGACTTGCCTCTCGTCAAGTAGTTGACTTCATCTCCAAACAGAAAGTCAACTATGGATTGCTCAGGAAGTTAAAGATGAAGCTGCTTTCTGTGAATGCAGTGCTCGATGATGCAGAGGACAAGCAATTCAGAAACCCGAATGTGAGGGAGTGGCTTGACGAGCTTAAACATGCTTTGTATGTTGCAGGGGACTTGCTCGATGAGATCACTACCGAAGCTCTAGGTAGTCAGGTACATGATCTCAGCTCTACTAATTCAACATTTGAATTTGACAAATCTATGGAGCACAAGTTATTTGAGACCCTCGAGAGATTAGAACTTATTATGAAGGAAAAAGATGAGATTGGTTTGAAAGAAAGTTTTAAAGATAAACCACAACCAGCAAGATCACTTGAAGTTTCTTCTCTGGTAAATGATTTTGATGTGTATGGAAGGGAGGAGGACAAGAAGTTCATCATTAACTTGCTGTTGTCGGATAATGCAACCGATGATAAGTTGAGTGTGGTTCCTGTTGTGGGAATGGGTGGGATTGGAAAGACAACTCTTGCTCAGCTCGTATACAACGACGAAAGAGTGAAGCTACATTTTGACCTCCAGGCATGGGTTTGTGTATCTGTAGAATTTGATATTCTTAGAACAACACAGAAACTGTATGGTTCAATTACTTCACAATCTTGTGGTGTGACAGAACTTGATCTGCTTCAAGTCAAACTGAAGGAACTTTTGACAGACAAAAAGTTTCTCCTTGTTCTAGATGATGTTTGGAATGAGAATAATATCGACTGGGATGTATTTAAGCGTCCATTTGAATCAGGAGCACGAGGGAGTAAGATTATTGTCACGACACGCATTGAAGGTGTTTCTTCTGTGATGGGTACTGTTGCAAGTCACCGTTTAATGCAAATGTCTGAGGAGGATTGTTGGTTGTTATTTGCAAAGCATGCCTTCAAAAATGCTGATGTGCTGAGGTCAAATCCAAATCTTGAAGTAATTGGAAGACAGATCGTTGGAAAATGTAAAGGCCTTCCTTTAGCTGCAAAGTCACTTGGAGGTCTCTTACGCTCTGAATTGAGTATTGGGAAGTGGGAAAATGTACTGAAGAGTGACTTGTGGGACTTGTCGGATAGGGAAATGAACATTCTGCCTGCTTTGTGGTTGAGCTACCATCATCTGCCTTCACATCTGAAGCGTTGTTTTGCCTATTGTTCGATATTTCCCAAGGGTTACGAATTTAAAAGATCAGAGTTAGTCTTGTTGTGGATGGCTGAAGATCTCCTACAACCGAAAAATAAGAAAACGCTGGAAGAAATTGGAGAGGACTACTTTGATATTCTAATCTCAAGGTCATTTTTCCAACATTTATTTGATAATTATCACCATGATCCGATTTACACCATGCATGATCTCATCAATGATTTGGCAAAGGTTGTATCAGGAGACTTTTGTATTAGGTTGGAAGAAGAAGAGTCGATCAACAATGTAAGCAAAGCTCGTCACTTTTCATATATAAAGAGCAGTGATCATGGCTTTGAGAAATTTGAGGCTTTATGTAGAGCAAAGTACCTGCGCACCTTCCTACCATTCCGATCATATTCTCCTCATCAGTACTTTCCAATGTCAAATAAGGTACTATATGATCTACTGCCAATGCTACAATATTTAAGAGTGCTCAATTTATCAGATTACGATATTAAGGAGTTGCCCGGTTCAATTTGCAACTTGAAACATCTTAGGCACTTGGATTTGTCTCGCAGTTCTATTGAAAAATTGCCTGATACACTGTGTAGCTTGTATAATCTACAAACATTAGTGTTGCGGAATTGTGGAGCTATTTCTACGTTGCCAAGCCATTTTGGGAGATTACTCAACTTGCGCTATCTTGATCTTCGAGGGACAGGGTTAGAAAAGATGCCACCAAACATGGGTAAACTGAAAAATCTGCAAGTTTTAACTGATTTCATATTAGACAAGCACAGTGGCTATAACATTGCAGAGTTAAAGGAGCTTCAGAATTTGCGCGGAACACTTCATATTTCCGGGTTGCATAACATTATCCATGTTGGAGATGCTTTGGAGGCCAATATGAGGGACAAGAAGAATCTCACTGAGCTAGCCTTGAAATGGGGAGATGATATTGAGGATTCACAAAAGGATAGAGAAGTCTTGGAGAAGCTCCAACCCCATACAAACCTAAAAGACCTTGTGTTAGAGTTGTATGGTGGTACAAGGTTTCCGGATTGGTTAGGAGATGAATCTTTCTCCAATCTAGCTTATGTCAGATTTTCAGATTGTAATTTCTGTTGCTTCTTGCCACCACTTGGGCAGCTACCCTCCCTAAGAACGCTCTGGATTCAGAGGTTAAATGAAGTAGTGTCTATAGGTCCTGAGTTTTATGGTAGCATCAGAAATGGGGTATTGAAGCCATTTAGATCTCTGAAAGAATTAAGGATTATGAATATGATGGAATGGCGAGAATGGTATGATCTTGGTGGTAATACAGAAGGTGGAGTTTTTCCTAATCTTTGTGGTCTCCATATTAGTAATTGTCCCAAGCTAAGTGAGATATTACCATTGGATAACTTCCCAAAGCTTGAATGGCTAGAGTTGTGGAATCTAGAATCCTTCAGTGGTTCACTTCCACAAGAATCTCATTGCGTTGTGGCCCTCTCTCTTAGTAGATTGGAAATATGGGGTTGCCCGAATTTTGCATGCTTTCCTAGTTATAGTAGGATAAATGCTCCCAAATTGGCAGATTTGGATATCCATACATGTATGAAGTTTCAGTCCTTGCCAGAACAAATGCACACCTTTGGGTCATTTCTTCAGCATTTGACCATACGAAATTGTCCAGAACTGGAATCATTTCCCGAAGGAGGATTGCCACCGGCATTGAAATCTCTCGAGTTTCATTGCTCTAAAAGACTTTTTGCAAGCCGCTCACAATGGGGTCTATCAAGACTAAGCTCTCTTAGGAAGTTGATAATCAGATTCAAGGAATGTGAAGCAGAAGTGGATTCATTTCCAGAGGAGGGGATGCTACCAACCTCCCTCACTTCTCTCTCCTTTTCTACTCTCCCCAGTGCTATGAGAATGGATGGCAAGGAGTTGAAACGCCTTACTTCTCTTGAAGATTTGGCGATATTGGATTGCCCTGAGCTCCG AACGATGCCAGAGAGACAAAGGCGAAGATTGGCCTAA
- the LOC101302122 gene encoding probable pectinesterase/pectinesterase inhibitor 36-like produces the protein MSTSVTTFLLLLLSITMASSTSCFQDPKPVQLALDSVLQATNVVCTSMDRVHVLASSESDSSGRDVALMDCERLYDESVPRLMTELISGEGNYTGEDARTWLSGVLANHRSCWDSLEENGVVKNTSGAQLYSAVAQNLTVVLGEALALYGKSTMTTDEAMKVRHGQNSNARPYGGLLASWSPARSRADFVVAKDGSRTHTTINHAVAALARMGDRRPPRAIIYVKSGVYNEKVEIGGHMKNVMGWHGQNCNQVAAVSLMVTPP, from the exons ATGTCCACCTCTGTTACCACCTTCCTCCTCCTCCTGCTATCCATCACCATGGCTTCTTCCACATCCTGCTTCCAAGATCCGAAACCGGTTCAACTGGCCCTAGATAGCGTTCTTCAAGCCACCAATGTGGTCTGTACCTCGATGGACCGGGTACATGTGTTGGCAAGCTCTGAATCGGATTCTTCTGGCCGTGACGTGGCTCTGATGGACTGTGAAAGACTATATGATGAGAGTGTGCCGAGGCTGATGACTGAGTTGATATCCGGCGAGGGTAATTATACCGGAGAAGATGCTCGGACATGGCTCAGCGGTGTGCTTGCTAACCATAGGAGTTGTTGGGATAGCTTGGAAGAGAACGGTGTTGTTAAGAATACTAGTGGTGCTCAACTGTATAGTGCGGTGGCACAAAACTTGACCGTGGTGCTTGGTGAAGCTCTTGCTCTGTATGGGAAGAGTACTATGACTACTGATGAGGCAATGA AAGTGCGGCATGGACAAAACTCCAATGCAAGGCCATATGGAGGGCTTTTAGCATCGTGGAGTCCGGCAAGATCCAGAGCTGACTTTGTGGTGGCAAAAGATGGTTCACGCACTCACACAACAATTAACCATGCCGTGGCTGCACTTGCTAGAATGGGCGACAGACGACCTCCAAGAGCCATAATCTATGTGAAATCCGGCGTCTACAATGAGAAGGTAGAAATCGGTGGACACATGAAGAATGTGATGGGATGGCATGGACAGAACTGTAATCAGGTAGCCGCAGTGTCGTTGATGGTGACACCACCTTGA
- the LOC101299805 gene encoding 21 kDa protein-like — translation MAKHCLSFLLILLSIFSLLSTVEPSFAGHTAHRRSRARANIEAACKGTLYPDLCIHCLTTYVKPNTTIQSPQELAHVALTASLYRALYARAFVLKVAKEIDILKRENQVVRDCLQQINDSVDQLSGSIKELRRLGNSPVGDDLFWHISNVETWVGTALTDASTCVDELPGPNMSKLKATIKGKFLNVAQTTSNALALFHRFAVRYKAAASATKKP, via the coding sequence ATGGCCAAACATTGCCTTTCTTTTCTGCTAATCCTCCTTTCCATCTTCTCCCTTTTGAGCACGGTGGAGCCTTCCTTTGCCGGGCATACTGCTCATCGACGTTCCAGGGCTCGAGCCAACATCGAAGCTGCATGCAAAGGCACTCTCTACCCGGACCTATGTATCCACTGCCTCACCACCTACGTAAAACCCAACACGACAATCCAAAGCCCCCAGGAACTCGCCCATGTAGCCCTAACTGCAAGCCTCTACCGTGCCCTATATGCTAGGGCCTTTGTGCTCAAGGTGGCAAAAGAGATCGACATACTCAAGAGGGAGAACCAAGTTGTTCGAGATTGCTTGCAGCAGATTAACGATAGCGTGGACCAACTCAGTGGATCGATCAAGGAACTACGTCGGTTGGGGAATAGCCCTGTGGGTGACGACCTGTTTTGGCACATAAGCAACGTGGAGACATGGGTTGGGACTGCCCTAACTGATGCAAGTACTTGTGTGGATGAGCTTCCCGGACCAAACATGAGCAAACTGAAGGCGACTATCAAAGGGAAATTTCTCAATGTGGCTCAAACGACTAGTAATGCACTAGCTTTGTTTCATAGATTTGCTGTAAGGTATAAAGCTGCAGCCAGTGCCACCAAGAAGCCCTAG